A window from Candidatus Arthromitus sp. SFB-rat-Yit encodes these proteins:
- the ybeY gene encoding rRNA maturation RNase YbeY: MYINIENCQDTFNIDVNDFINDVVRCVLKFEEVDIDCELNVFLVDNKKIRGINLEYRGIDKSTDCLSFPMLNYKKGNVFKNQYKNYKFKDYELDDGRLILGDIFISLEKANEQSIEFNHSFDREVKYLLIHSLLHLLGYDHIEDCEKQIMRQREKIIIKDLKIFR; this comes from the coding sequence ATGTATATCAATATAGAAAATTGTCAAGATACTTTTAATATAGATGTTAATGATTTTATAAATGACGTTGTAAGATGTGTATTAAAATTTGAGGAAGTAGATATTGATTGTGAATTAAATGTATTTTTGGTTGATAATAAAAAGATAAGGGGAATTAATTTGGAGTATAGGGGTATAGATAAGTCTACAGACTGTCTATCTTTTCCTATGCTTAATTATAAAAAAGGAAATGTTTTTAAGAATCAATATAAGAATTATAAATTTAAGGATTATGAATTAGATGATGGAAGACTTATTTTAGGTGATATATTTATTTCGCTTGAGAAAGCAAATGAACAGTCTATAGAGTTTAATCATAGCTTTGATAGAGAAGTTAAATATTTATTAATACATTCATTGTTACATTTACTTGGTTATGATCATATTGAAGATTGTGAAAAACAAATAATGAGGCAGCGAGAAAAAATTATAATTAAAGATTTAAAAATATTTAGATAA
- a CDS encoding diacylglycerol kinase translates to MKVKRIVDSFNNALEGMLYAVRTQMNMKIHLVMAFFIMCISLFYDITKIELIILSLTITLVVFAELINTAIEVAIDATTNYYHPLAKIAKNISAGAVLLTALNAGFIGYLIFWDKISNFSFTVINKIKQSNPYMVFIILFMVVIFTVIAKAIYGEGTPLRGGMPSGHSTISFSIATIMAFITNEPIIVGLSFIMAVIVAQSRVDTGVHSLNEVIVGAFIGIGLTVVILKIFYN, encoded by the coding sequence ATCAAGGTAAAGAGGATAGTTGATAGTTTTAATAATGCATTAGAAGGTATGTTATATGCTGTTAGAACACAAATGAACATGAAAATACATTTGGTTATGGCATTTTTTATAATGTGCATATCTTTATTTTATGATATAACTAAAATTGAATTGATAATACTATCTTTAACAATAACGTTAGTTGTTTTTGCAGAGCTTATTAATACGGCTATTGAAGTAGCAATTGATGCTACAACAAATTATTATCATCCATTAGCTAAAATAGCTAAGAATATATCGGCAGGAGCAGTATTACTTACTGCACTTAATGCAGGTTTTATTGGATATTTAATATTTTGGGATAAAATAAGTAACTTTAGTTTTACAGTTATAAACAAAATTAAACAGAGTAATCCGTACATGGTATTTATTATTTTGTTTATGGTTGTTATATTCACTGTAATAGCTAAAGCTATATATGGGGAAGGAACTCCATTAAGAGGTGGAATGCCGAGTGGTCATAGTACTATTTCATTTTCTATAGCAACGATAATGGCGTTTATAACAAACGAACCTATTATTGTTGGGTTAAGCTTTATTATGGCGGTTATTGTTGCGCAGAGTAGAGTAGATACTGGAGTACATAGTTTGAATGAAGTTATTGTTGGAGCTTTTATAGGTATAGGGTTAACAGTTGTAATACTTAAAATATTTTATAATTAA
- a CDS encoding cytidine deaminase — protein sequence MDKVLIQDLIGKSLEVREKAYVPYSKFPVGSSVLFENSKIFTGCNVENASFGASNCAERTAIFKAVSEGYRKIYALCVVGSLNDFTYPCGICRQVLSEFVFDMNIPVIIAKNKEEYRVHKLSEILPYDFGVKNLI from the coding sequence TTGGATAAAGTATTGATACAAGATCTTATAGGTAAATCATTAGAAGTTAGAGAAAAAGCGTATGTTCCATATTCCAAATTTCCTGTAGGTTCTAGTGTTTTATTTGAGAATTCAAAAATATTTACTGGATGTAATGTGGAAAATGCATCTTTTGGAGCGAGTAATTGTGCTGAGAGGACTGCCATATTTAAGGCAGTTTCTGAAGGATATAGAAAGATATATGCGTTATGTGTTGTTGGATCTTTAAATGATTTTACATATCCTTGTGGAATATGCAGACAAGTTTTATCAGAGTTTGTTTTTGATATGAATATTCCAGTAATCATAGCTAAGAATAAAGAAGAGTATAGAGTACATAAATTAAGTGAAATTTTGCCGTATGATTTTGGAGTGAAAAATTTAATTTAG
- the era gene encoding GTPase Era, producing MHKSGFVSIIGRANVGKSTLLNNFINQKLSIVSSKPQTTRNNVIGILNDENYQIIFTDTPGYHKPRYKLGNYMIKSISDGLKETDIIIFVANIRKEIPRLDLEILEKIKDFNIPKIFVLNKCDEINSKDIMDVLSRYSKILDFNEYIPISALNGKNVDKLLGLILKYLPNGPKYYDSDQMAANNEKFFISEIVREKILKLIRDEVPHGVGVEIVSMKYDDEKKKYNIEGNIFCDKETHKVIIIGKNGEMLKKISTYSRQDMERFLGSKVYIRMWVKVRNNWRDDNNHLKSLGYK from the coding sequence ATGCACAAATCTGGATTTGTAAGTATAATTGGAAGAGCAAATGTTGGAAAATCAACTTTACTTAATAATTTTATAAATCAAAAATTAAGTATTGTATCGAGTAAGCCACAAACTACGAGAAATAATGTAATCGGGATATTGAATGATGAAAATTACCAAATAATATTTACGGATACTCCAGGGTATCACAAACCAAGATATAAATTGGGAAATTATATGATTAAATCTATTTCTGATGGTTTGAAAGAAACGGATATTATTATTTTTGTAGCTAACATTAGGAAAGAAATTCCAAGACTTGATCTTGAAATTTTAGAAAAGATAAAAGATTTTAATATTCCAAAAATATTTGTACTTAATAAATGTGACGAAATAAACAGCAAGGATATAATGGATGTATTATCCAGGTATAGTAAGATTCTTGATTTTAATGAGTATATACCAATATCAGCACTTAATGGGAAAAATGTTGATAAATTATTGGGGTTAATATTAAAATATTTACCTAACGGACCTAAGTATTACGACAGTGATCAGATGGCTGCTAATAACGAAAAATTCTTTATATCTGAGATTGTAAGAGAAAAAATTTTAAAACTTATACGTGATGAAGTTCCTCATGGCGTAGGAGTTGAAATAGTATCTATGAAGTATGATGATGAAAAGAAAAAATATAATATTGAAGGAAATATTTTTTGTGATAAGGAAACTCATAAAGTGATAATAATTGGTAAAAACGGGGAAATGTTAAAGAAAATTTCAACGTATTCACGTCAAGATATGGAAAGATTTTTAGGCAGTAAAGTGTATATACGTATGTGGGTTAAGGTTAGAAATAACTGGAGAGATGATAATAATCATCTTAAGAGTTTAGGATATAAGTAA
- the recO gene encoding DNA repair protein RecO, with translation MKLIDIKGFVLKEQTYKENDKIIWVLCENIGKVSILAKNAKKMKNSKFVLTQLFSLVQLTLVKGKSFYYIEDGSLIKNVNFINNEDIIFYLSYFFELLDISFNDGDVIDVNFFKILIKIFLILESNTIDKDLILRIFEFKLLKKLGCNIEFEKCNYCSQNLKESVVWFDFTFQSVVCNSCSKLKEFKIENRIINIMRFLSKLDIRNIPRLSVTSSDMKFIFNFNKILLDQNLIKMPNSIKFLGGYE, from the coding sequence TTGAAGTTAATTGATATAAAAGGTTTCGTATTAAAAGAGCAGACGTACAAGGAAAATGATAAGATTATATGGGTATTGTGTGAAAATATAGGTAAGGTATCCATATTAGCGAAAAATGCAAAGAAAATGAAAAATTCGAAGTTTGTACTTACTCAGTTATTTAGTTTGGTGCAACTTACTCTTGTTAAGGGTAAAAGTTTTTATTATATAGAAGATGGTTCTCTTATTAAAAATGTGAATTTTATAAATAATGAGGATATTATTTTCTATCTTTCTTATTTTTTTGAATTGCTTGATATTTCTTTTAATGATGGAGATGTGATAGATGTAAATTTTTTTAAAATTTTAATAAAGATATTTTTGATATTGGAATCAAATACCATAGATAAAGATTTAATATTGAGAATTTTTGAATTTAAATTGTTGAAAAAATTAGGATGTAATATAGAATTTGAAAAATGTAATTATTGTTCACAAAATTTGAAAGAAAGTGTAGTATGGTTTGATTTTACTTTTCAGAGCGTTGTATGTAATTCTTGTTCTAAATTAAAGGAGTTTAAGATTGAAAATAGAATTATAAACATTATGAGATTTTTAAGTAAACTTGATATTAGAAATATACCGAGATTAAGTGTAACCAGTAGTGATATGAAATTTATTTTTAATTTTAATAAAATTTTACTTGATCAAAATCTTATTAAAATGCCTAATAGTATAAAGTTTTTGGGAGGATATGAGTAA
- a CDS encoding DUF4342 domain-containing protein produces the protein MSDNLLFQNMEILKEKFGVSYKEAKEVLQNNNNDLIEALIYLEEIYPIKEKSCLVKSHLLYLKNRLSDLYVEGSNQRIIFSKNDEVILDIPLTALIISSFTFVLYPLLLPLHIGSILLFDIQVKVVDKSGKVYDVNSNVKQKVSDTIATSKDKINDIILNANIKAKTDDIKMKAVEFGKKAMENFNGMVENKIANTIKEKSSNYAKFVYDVETDHITEEINFDNDIENDNENHDFIEVTEFAESSDVEISKNEEDSIKNEKIAENE, from the coding sequence ATGAGTGATAATTTATTGTTTCAAAACATGGAGATATTAAAAGAAAAATTTGGGGTTAGTTATAAAGAGGCGAAGGAAGTTTTACAAAACAATAATAATGATTTAATAGAAGCTTTGATATATCTTGAGGAGATATATCCTATTAAAGAAAAAAGTTGTTTAGTTAAGTCACATTTATTATATTTGAAAAATAGATTGTCTGACTTGTATGTTGAGGGAAGTAATCAGAGAATTATTTTTAGTAAGAATGATGAAGTGATATTGGATATTCCTCTAACAGCACTTATAATTAGTTCATTTACATTTGTATTATACCCTTTACTTTTACCGCTTCATATAGGGAGTATATTGTTGTTTGATATACAGGTGAAGGTTGTTGATAAATCAGGGAAAGTTTATGATGTGAATTCTAATGTGAAGCAAAAGGTAAGTGATACAATAGCAACATCTAAAGATAAGATAAATGATATTATTTTAAATGCAAATATTAAAGCAAAAACAGATGATATCAAGATGAAAGCAGTCGAATTTGGAAAAAAGGCAATGGAAAATTTTAATGGAATGGTTGAAAACAAAATAGCTAATACAATAAAAGAAAAATCCTCAAATTATGCTAAGTTCGTTTATGATGTGGAAACTGATCATATAACGGAAGAAATCAATTTTGATAATGATATAGAAAATGATAATGAGAATCATGATTTTATAGAAGTTACTGAATTTGCTGAAAGCTCAGATGTTGAAATTTCAAAAAACGAAGAAGATAGTATAAAAAATGAAAAAATTGCAGAAAATGAGTGA
- the ppdK gene encoding pyruvate, phosphate dikinase, translated as MSKKYVYLFSEGDSSMKNLLGGKGVNLCEMTKIGVPVPQGFIVSTEACNQYYEDGKVLTSSIEQEIYETMKKLENITGKQFGGTTNPLLVSVRSGARVSMPGMMDTILNLGLNDEVVEVISKSTNNERFAYDSYRRFIQMFSDVVMGIEKKSFENLMDEMKEKKGVKLDTELNANDLKELVKQFKDHYKKEKGEDFPSDPKKQLIEAVVAVFRSWNNPRAIVYRRMNDYPSSWGTAVNVQEMVFGNKGEQSGTGVAFSRNPSTGENKIFAEYLMNAQGEDVVAGIRTPEPIETLEKRNPAIYKEFMDIVEKLEKHYKDMQDMEFTIEEGKLYFLQTRNGKRTAQAALKIAVDLVEEKLINKEEAILKVEPKQLDTLLHPTFDPQVIKNSTPITKGLPASPGAATGKIAFTAQEAKDRAANGEQVVLVRLETSPEDIEGMVAAQGVLTVRGGMTSHAAVVARGMGTCCVAGCGDIKIDEDARVLEVNGKKYTSNDFISIDGSTGNVYGEQIKTVAPEISGYFEIFMKWADEIRSLRVRTNADTPKDAEQAIKFGAEGIGLCRTEHMFFEADRIPVVREMIVSKTEDQRRAALDKLLPMQRKDFEGLYEAMEGHPVTIRFLDPPLHEFLPHKDEEIKELAAEMGLTFEDLKNTVESLHEFNPMMGHRGCRLSVSYPEIAEMQTRAVIEAAINVNKAKGLNVIPEIMIPLVGEIKELKYVKEVVVKTAEKVMEEKGVKLEYMVGTMIEIPRAALTADEIAKEAEFFSFGTNDLTQMTFGFSRDDASRFLNDYYDKQIYESDPFARIDENGVGQLVKIAVEKGKKTRPGIKLGICGEHGGDPSSIEFCHNSGLNYVSCSPFRVPVARLAAAQAQVKNKR; from the coding sequence ATGTCTAAGAAGTATGTTTACCTTTTTAGTGAAGGTGATTCTTCTATGAAAAACCTTCTTGGAGGAAAAGGAGTTAACCTTTGTGAAATGACAAAAATTGGAGTTCCAGTTCCTCAAGGGTTTATCGTAAGCACAGAAGCATGTAATCAATATTATGAGGATGGGAAAGTTTTAACTTCAAGCATTGAGCAAGAAATTTATGAAACAATGAAGAAGTTAGAAAATATAACAGGCAAGCAATTTGGTGGAACAACTAATCCTCTATTAGTTTCAGTTAGATCAGGTGCTAGGGTTTCTATGCCTGGAATGATGGATACAATTTTAAATTTAGGATTAAATGATGAAGTTGTTGAAGTTATATCAAAATCAACAAATAATGAAAGATTTGCGTATGATTCTTACAGAAGATTCATTCAAATGTTTTCGGATGTTGTTATGGGTATTGAAAAGAAAAGCTTCGAAAATTTAATGGACGAGATGAAAGAGAAGAAGGGTGTTAAACTTGACACTGAGTTGAATGCTAATGACTTGAAAGAATTGGTAAAACAATTTAAGGATCATTATAAGAAAGAAAAAGGTGAAGATTTCCCAAGTGATCCTAAGAAACAATTAATTGAAGCGGTTGTTGCTGTATTTAGATCATGGAATAATCCAAGAGCTATAGTTTATAGAAGAATGAATGATTATCCATCAAGCTGGGGTACGGCAGTTAATGTTCAAGAAATGGTATTTGGTAATAAAGGTGAACAGTCAGGTACTGGAGTTGCTTTTTCAAGGAATCCATCCACAGGAGAGAATAAAATATTTGCTGAGTATCTAATGAATGCTCAAGGTGAGGATGTTGTTGCAGGTATAAGAACACCTGAACCAATTGAAACATTAGAGAAAAGGAATCCTGCCATATATAAAGAGTTCATGGATATAGTTGAAAAATTAGAGAAGCATTATAAAGATATGCAAGATATGGAATTTACGATTGAAGAAGGGAAACTATATTTCTTACAAACAAGAAACGGTAAGAGAACAGCTCAAGCAGCTTTAAAAATTGCTGTTGATTTAGTTGAGGAAAAGTTAATTAATAAAGAGGAAGCGATATTAAAGGTTGAACCTAAGCAATTGGATACATTGTTACACCCTACATTTGACCCGCAAGTAATTAAGAATTCTACTCCAATAACAAAAGGTCTCCCAGCATCACCTGGAGCGGCTACAGGTAAGATTGCGTTTACAGCTCAAGAAGCTAAGGATAGAGCGGCTAATGGAGAACAAGTTGTATTAGTTAGACTTGAAACATCTCCAGAAGATATTGAAGGAATGGTTGCTGCACAAGGAGTTCTTACAGTAAGGGGAGGAATGACTTCTCACGCAGCTGTTGTTGCAAGAGGAATGGGAACTTGTTGCGTTGCGGGATGTGGAGATATAAAAATTGATGAAGATGCTAGGGTATTAGAAGTTAATGGTAAGAAGTATACATCAAATGATTTTATATCTATAGATGGTTCTACTGGTAACGTATACGGAGAACAAATTAAAACTGTTGCTCCAGAAATAAGTGGATATTTTGAAATATTTATGAAATGGGCGGATGAGATTAGATCTTTAAGAGTTCGTACTAACGCAGATACTCCAAAAGATGCTGAGCAAGCTATTAAGTTTGGAGCGGAAGGAATTGGATTATGTAGAACAGAACATATGTTCTTTGAAGCCGATAGAATTCCTGTAGTTAGAGAAATGATAGTTTCTAAAACAGAAGATCAAAGGAGAGCGGCATTAGATAAATTATTGCCAATGCAGAGAAAAGATTTTGAAGGTTTGTATGAGGCAATGGAAGGTCATCCAGTTACAATAAGATTTTTGGATCCACCTTTACACGAGTTTTTACCTCATAAAGATGAGGAAATTAAAGAACTTGCTGCTGAAATGGGATTAACATTCGAAGACTTAAAGAATACTGTAGAGAGTTTACATGAATTTAACCCTATGATGGGACATAGGGGATGTAGATTGAGCGTTTCGTATCCTGAAATAGCTGAGATGCAAACTAGAGCTGTAATAGAAGCTGCTATAAATGTAAATAAAGCAAAGGGATTAAATGTAATTCCAGAAATAATGATTCCATTAGTTGGAGAAATAAAAGAGCTTAAATATGTAAAAGAAGTTGTAGTTAAAACAGCTGAAAAAGTAATGGAAGAAAAGGGTGTTAAATTAGAGTACATGGTTGGTACAATGATTGAAATACCTAGAGCAGCTCTTACAGCTGATGAAATAGCAAAAGAAGCTGAGTTCTTCTCATTTGGTACAAATGATTTGACTCAAATGACTTTTGGATTTTCAAGAGATGATGCGTCTAGATTTTTAAATGACTATTATGATAAACAAATTTATGAATCGGATCCATTTGCAAGAATTGATGAAAATGGTGTAGGACAATTAGTTAAGATAGCTGTAGAAAAGGGTAAGAAAACGAGACCAGGCATAAAACTTGGTATTTGTGGAGAGCATGGTGGAGATCCATCTTCAATAGAGTTTTGTCATAATTCTGGATTAAACTATGTATCATGTTCACCATTTAGAGTTCCTGTTGCAAGACTTGCTGCAGCACAAGCTCAGGTTAAAAATAAAAGATAA